Proteins from a single region of Psychrobacter cryohalolentis K5:
- a CDS encoding YceD family protein, whose product MSSTQDNKPSALHASKVQVPTSTSMPDNISLNKWEDTGFEWAGEEAPSSFERLATILASEHEQSNIVLNTTLYRRNNVLHLAFTLTGEVWLTCQRCLRPIAIDLSDEYDIALLDNESQIRLVNEEQDYLLLDEIVTEQSPERLLPFKKLVEDEILLKTPMAPKHDDCEMSVEQFGKIPEEEETENPFAALASLKGNL is encoded by the coding sequence ATGTCAAGCACCCAAGATAACAAGCCGTCAGCGCTTCATGCTAGTAAAGTACAAGTGCCTACGTCAACCAGCATGCCTGATAACATCTCTTTAAATAAGTGGGAAGACACTGGCTTTGAATGGGCAGGTGAAGAAGCTCCCAGCTCTTTTGAGCGTCTTGCGACTATTTTAGCTAGCGAGCATGAACAATCAAATATTGTGCTAAATACCACTCTGTATCGTCGTAACAATGTACTGCATTTGGCTTTCACATTGACTGGTGAAGTCTGGCTGACTTGCCAGCGCTGTCTGCGACCGATTGCTATTGATTTGAGTGATGAGTATGATATTGCGCTTCTTGATAATGAAAGCCAAATACGCCTAGTTAATGAAGAGCAAGATTATTTATTGTTAGACGAAATTGTCACTGAGCAATCGCCAGAGCGACTATTACCATTTAAAAAATTGGTAGAAGATGAGATTTTGCTCAAAACGCCAATGGCGCCAAAACATGATGACTGTGAAATGAGTGTTGAGCAGTTTGGTAAAATACCTGAAGAAGAAGAAACCGAAAATCCTTTTGCTGCTTTAGCATCTTTGAAAGGTAACTTATAA
- the rplQ gene encoding 50S ribosomal protein L17, whose translation MRHRKSGVKLGRTGSHRKAMFQNMTNSLFEHELIKTTLPKAKELRRVAEPLITMAKEDSVANRRLAFSRMRSKAMVGKLFGTLGPRYQARPGGYLRIVKCGYRDGDNAPMAYVELVDRD comes from the coding sequence ATGCGCCATCGTAAGAGTGGAGTCAAGCTGGGTCGTACCGGCAGTCATCGTAAGGCAATGTTTCAGAACATGACCAACTCATTATTTGAGCATGAACTGATCAAAACAACTTTACCAAAAGCAAAAGAGTTACGTCGCGTTGCTGAGCCATTGATCACTATGGCTAAAGAAGACAGCGTTGCTAACCGTCGCTTGGCATTTAGCCGTATGCGTAGCAAAGCTATGGTAGGCAAATTATTTGGTACTCTTGGTCCTCGTTACCAAGCTCGTCCAGGTGGTTATTTGCGTATCGTAAAATGTGGTTACCGTGATGGTGACAATGCGCCTATGGCTTATGTAGAATTGGTTGATCGCGACTAA
- a CDS encoding elongation factor P hydroxylase, producing MISPTVSPDFSNLLSTIDAKNLLHRLNELQSQKTNPTEHSINLEEDASLKKLSLQWQYLANNYLIHSAKEIIEPIKVCEFIQNSLTDLNLQNELSFESIERALTDWLIDLFNHLFISKQVILVRSTGEPEYFPAQSNQPARIEFAHGFFASALHEISHFCMAGERRRQLPDFGYWYAPDGRSAAQQQAFERVEVKPQAIECLFTLACGRPFQVSQDNLFADFDTSGSTFAQDVYQQVQTYITKPDTLPSDAKTLLQALLTICAVS from the coding sequence ATGATATCGCCTACCGTTTCTCCTGATTTTTCCAATTTATTATCTACTATTGATGCCAAAAATTTATTACACCGTTTGAATGAATTACAAAGTCAGAAAACAAATCCTACTGAACATAGTATCAATCTTGAGGAAGATGCCTCATTAAAAAAACTGTCATTACAGTGGCAATATTTGGCTAATAACTATTTGATTCATTCTGCTAAAGAGATCATTGAGCCTATCAAAGTATGCGAATTTATTCAAAATAGTTTAACCGATCTTAATTTACAAAATGAATTATCGTTTGAAAGTATTGAGCGAGCACTGACTGATTGGCTTATTGATCTATTTAATCATTTATTTATCAGCAAACAGGTTATCTTGGTTCGTAGTACTGGCGAGCCCGAATACTTTCCTGCCCAGAGCAATCAACCCGCAAGAATTGAGTTTGCTCATGGATTTTTTGCTAGTGCATTGCATGAAATAAGCCATTTTTGTATGGCAGGTGAACGACGTAGACAACTACCTGACTTTGGCTACTGGTATGCACCTGACGGACGCTCAGCGGCTCAGCAGCAGGCATTTGAACGTGTTGAGGTTAAGCCACAAGCTATAGAGTGTTTGTTTACCTTAGCTTGTGGACGACCTTTTCAAGTATCACAAGATAATTTATTTGCAGATTTTGATACCAGTGGTAGTACTTTTGCTCAAGATGTTTATCAACAAGTTCAAACATATATTACTAAACCAGATACCTTACCATCTGATGCTAAAACCTTGCTACAAGCTTTACTCACTATCTGCGCCGTATCTTAG
- the queG gene encoding tRNA epoxyqueuosine(34) reductase QueG, giving the protein MSNKSQTNSQTQMPSLPTSVSAKKIAINNTHDFTTTTDIKHWIKETAQSLGFADCGFLSVHHPLFVKQTEQLRQWLAKGYQAQLQFMHSNHHLRAHPEQLVEGAKTIISVRMDYLTQTPTPRTVTDNDYPNQGIIARYARGRDYHKTMRSRLKQLALKIEAMLPEWRHLDIGADTDFIFRPFSDSAPIFERPIADAAGLGWTGKHTLLINKQAGSFFVLGELFMSLELPDDEPVKEHCGSCSACIDICPTQAIVAPYELNASACISYLTIEHDGVIDEKYRRAIGNRIFGCDDCQLICPWNRYANLTPVEDFAPRHRLDSSSLLELWQWQEAEFMKKTEGSPLRRTGYVNFLRNIAIGLGNATVNQENIEALQAKLGLHNTMLDEHIDWAVAEQRHKLDILLINN; this is encoded by the coding sequence ATGAGCAATAAATCTCAAACAAACTCTCAAACGCAGATGCCATCATTACCTACTAGCGTCTCTGCTAAAAAGATTGCTATCAACAATACGCATGATTTTACTACTACAACAGATATTAAACACTGGATTAAAGAGACAGCGCAATCGTTAGGGTTTGCCGATTGCGGCTTTTTATCGGTACATCACCCTCTGTTTGTTAAGCAGACTGAACAGTTAAGACAGTGGTTGGCCAAAGGCTATCAAGCACAATTACAGTTTATGCATAGCAATCATCATCTGCGTGCGCACCCTGAGCAACTGGTAGAAGGTGCAAAAACCATTATTAGTGTGCGTATGGATTATCTCACTCAAACCCCAACACCACGTACTGTGACTGACAATGATTATCCTAACCAAGGTATCATTGCTCGCTATGCAAGAGGGCGCGACTATCATAAAACCATGCGCAGTCGCCTTAAGCAGCTGGCGTTAAAAATCGAGGCGATGCTTCCTGAATGGCGACATCTAGATATTGGCGCTGACACAGATTTTATTTTTAGACCTTTTAGTGACTCAGCTCCTATCTTTGAGCGACCGATTGCTGATGCTGCGGGTCTTGGCTGGACTGGCAAGCATACATTACTCATAAACAAACAAGCCGGCTCGTTCTTTGTGCTCGGAGAGCTGTTTATGAGCCTTGAACTACCTGACGATGAGCCAGTTAAAGAGCATTGCGGCAGTTGCAGCGCCTGTATTGATATCTGTCCCACTCAAGCCATTGTCGCCCCTTATGAGCTTAATGCGTCAGCTTGCATCTCTTATCTTACGATTGAACATGACGGTGTTATTGATGAAAAATACCGCCGCGCTATTGGCAATCGTATCTTTGGTTGTGATGACTGTCAGCTGATTTGCCCATGGAACCGCTATGCCAATCTGACGCCCGTAGAGGATTTTGCGCCAAGGCATCGCCTTGACAGCAGCAGTTTGCTGGAATTGTGGCAATGGCAAGAAGCAGAGTTTATGAAAAAGACCGAAGGTAGCCCACTTAGACGCACCGGTTATGTGAATTTTCTGCGTAATATCGCTATCGGTCTTGGCAATGCCACCGTTAATCAAGAAAACATCGAAGCATTACAAGCAAAACTTGGGCTACATAACACGATGCTTGACGAACATATAGATTGGGCAGTCGCCGAACAGCGTCATAAATTGGATATCTTACTTATTAATAATTAG
- the lysM gene encoding peptidoglycan-binding protein LysM: MGMFSFAKDIGDKIFNRDDAKHDAKVETKADANTPVQSTEPSAQSVANILLRRIQQQNLNISDLKIKYNGSTDTAEISGKAKTQADREKAIIAIGNVQNVAKVIDNIDIEEQSPESTMYTVKSGDSLSKIAKDVYGSTGDYMKIFEANKPMLSDPDKIYPGQVLRIPK, from the coding sequence ATGGGTATGTTCAGTTTTGCAAAAGACATTGGTGATAAAATCTTTAATCGTGATGACGCCAAGCATGACGCTAAAGTAGAAACCAAAGCAGATGCTAATACACCAGTACAGAGTACTGAGCCTTCAGCGCAATCAGTAGCCAATATTTTACTTCGTCGTATTCAGCAGCAAAATCTAAATATTAGTGATTTAAAGATTAAGTATAATGGGTCAACCGATACTGCAGAAATTAGTGGTAAAGCTAAGACTCAAGCTGATCGCGAAAAAGCTATTATTGCCATCGGTAATGTACAAAACGTGGCTAAAGTCATTGATAATATCGATATTGAAGAGCAGTCACCTGAGTCGACTATGTACACTGTAAAATCTGGTGATAGCTTGTCTAAAATTGCAAAAGATGTTTATGGTTCAACTGGCGATTATATGAAGATATTTGAAGCCAATAAGCCGATGTTATCTGACCCAGACAAGATTTATCCTGGTCAAGTACTACGTATTCCTAAATAG
- a CDS encoding DNA-directed RNA polymerase subunit alpha produces the protein MMLNATEFLTPNAINVDTVNETIAKVTLEPLERGFGHTLGNALRRILLSSLPGAAVIEAEIDGVDHEYSTLEGLQEDVLDLLLNLKGLAITLHDQNEVFLTLDKQGPGTITAADITLPHNVDIINPELVLGTLSDRGHLKMRLRVVMGRGYEPANQRREDGDTKAIGRLKLDASFSPVLRVAYQVENARVEQRTDLDRLIIELETNGTIDPEEAIRKAATILQQQISIFVDLEAEEAPEPVKEKEEVDPVLLRPVDDLELTVRSANCLKAENIYYIGDLVQRSETELLKTPNLGKKSLTEIKDVLASKDLELGMRLDNWPPADLRVDDRFSYRSR, from the coding sequence ATGATGCTAAATGCAACTGAGTTTCTAACGCCGAACGCCATCAACGTGGATACGGTTAATGAAACGATTGCGAAAGTCACGCTCGAACCGTTAGAACGCGGCTTTGGGCATACCTTGGGTAATGCCTTACGTCGCATCTTGTTATCTTCATTACCTGGTGCTGCAGTCATTGAAGCTGAGATTGATGGTGTTGACCATGAATACTCAACGCTTGAAGGACTACAAGAAGATGTGCTTGATTTGCTTTTGAACTTAAAAGGCTTAGCAATCACCCTTCATGACCAAAATGAAGTATTTTTGACCTTGGATAAACAAGGTCCAGGCACTATTACTGCTGCAGACATTACGTTACCGCACAATGTAGACATCATCAATCCAGAATTGGTATTGGGTACATTGAGTGACCGTGGTCATCTAAAGATGCGTTTGCGCGTAGTAATGGGTCGTGGATATGAGCCAGCAAACCAGCGCCGTGAAGATGGTGATACTAAAGCGATTGGACGCTTGAAGCTTGATGCAAGTTTTAGTCCTGTGCTTCGTGTTGCTTATCAGGTTGAGAACGCACGTGTAGAACAACGTACCGATCTTGATCGTCTTATCATTGAGCTTGAAACAAATGGCACTATAGATCCAGAAGAAGCAATTCGTAAAGCAGCCACTATATTACAACAACAGATTTCTATCTTTGTTGACCTAGAAGCTGAAGAAGCGCCTGAGCCTGTGAAAGAAAAAGAAGAGGTTGATCCGGTGCTATTACGCCCTGTGGACGATCTTGAACTAACGGTTCGCTCAGCCAACTGCTTAAAAGCTGAAAACATTTACTATATCGGTGATTTGGTACAGCGTTCAGAGACTGAACTTCTAAAAACCCCAAATCTTGGTAAGAAATCATTGACAGAAATCAAAGACGTACTAGCGTCTAAAGATTTGGAGCTTGGTATGCGCCTAGATAACTGGCCACCAGCTGATTTACGTGTTGATGATCGCTTTTCTTATCGTAGCCGTTAA
- the fabG gene encoding 3-oxoacyl-ACP reductase FabG yields the protein MIMSRTITLVTGASRGIGKAVAKRFAKEGHFVIGTATTEKGAAQIDDYLNDSGGIGRVLDVRDTAQIDKLFEEIESVYGAVQVLVNNAGITQDGLLMRMKDEDWDNVIDTNLTSVYRMSKRAIRGMMKARRGRIINITSVVAQMGNAGQSNYAATKAGVEGFSRTLAREIGSRQVTINCVAPGLIETDMTDELDERLLNSMLDAVPISRLGQPEDIAAAVLFLASDEASYITGAVLPVNGGMYM from the coding sequence ATTATCATGAGCCGTACGATCACATTAGTCACAGGCGCAAGCCGCGGTATCGGCAAAGCCGTCGCCAAACGCTTTGCTAAGGAAGGACATTTTGTCATTGGGACAGCCACCACTGAAAAAGGGGCTGCACAGATTGATGACTATCTAAATGATAGTGGCGGTATTGGTCGTGTTTTAGATGTACGTGATACTGCGCAGATTGACAAGCTATTTGAAGAGATAGAAAGCGTTTATGGTGCTGTTCAAGTATTGGTAAATAATGCTGGTATCACTCAAGATGGCTTATTGATGCGTATGAAAGATGAAGATTGGGACAATGTGATAGATACCAATCTAACTTCTGTTTATCGTATGAGCAAACGTGCTATCCGCGGCATGATGAAAGCACGCCGTGGTCGTATTATCAATATTACCTCTGTGGTTGCTCAAATGGGCAATGCCGGTCAATCTAACTATGCGGCGACTAAAGCTGGCGTAGAGGGTTTTAGCCGTACGCTCGCGCGCGAAATTGGTTCACGTCAAGTAACCATTAACTGCGTCGCGCCAGGTTTGATTGAAACAGACATGACTGATGAGCTTGATGAGCGTTTATTGAACTCGATGTTAGATGCTGTACCTATCAGCCGTTTGGGTCAACCAGAAGATATCGCTGCTGCCGTACTGTTTTTAGCAAGTGATGAAGCCAGTTATATCACAGGTGCTGTTTTGCCAGTCAATGGCGGCATGTATATGTAG
- a CDS encoding L-threonylcarbamoyladenylate synthase, giving the protein MQVFYIHPENPQPRLIEQVADLLRKDQLIIYPTDTSYAFGCRLGAKDALEKLKQIRALDDKHQFTLLCRDLSEIANYAAVDNVQFKQLKSHTPAPITFILNATKDVPKKLAHAKKKTIGIRVPSNAIAQALLEAMDEPILTSSLILPNRDDILDDPFEIEELLGNQIDGLINAGIKTTKLTTIVDMTSSQPEIIRQGAADVSSLL; this is encoded by the coding sequence ATGCAAGTATTTTATATTCATCCAGAAAATCCACAGCCACGGCTGATTGAGCAAGTAGCAGATTTATTACGTAAAGATCAATTGATTATTTATCCGACTGATACCAGTTACGCTTTCGGCTGTCGCTTGGGCGCAAAAGATGCCTTGGAAAAACTAAAACAAATACGCGCACTTGATGATAAACATCAATTCACTCTACTTTGCCGTGATCTAAGTGAGATTGCGAATTATGCTGCAGTAGACAATGTCCAATTTAAACAGCTCAAATCGCATACACCAGCACCGATTACCTTTATTTTAAACGCCACCAAAGATGTCCCTAAGAAGCTGGCACATGCAAAGAAAAAAACCATTGGTATTCGTGTTCCAAGTAATGCTATTGCCCAAGCTTTATTAGAAGCGATGGATGAACCTATTTTAACCAGCTCATTAATACTACCGAATCGTGATGATATATTAGATGACCCTTTCGAGATCGAAGAATTATTAGGCAATCAGATAGATGGTCTCATTAATGCTGGCATTAAAACCACCAAACTTACGACCATCGTCGATATGACCAGTAGCCAGCCAGAAATCATTCGGCAAGGTGCTGCTGATGTAAGCTCATTGCTGTAG
- the acpP gene encoding acyl carrier protein encodes MSNDTEQRVKAAVAEQLGMNVEDINNDASFMEDLGADSLDLVELVMSFESDFGITIPDEDSAELTTVQKAIDYVQAQL; translated from the coding sequence ATGAGTAATGATACCGAGCAAAGAGTTAAAGCTGCCGTAGCTGAGCAACTAGGTATGAATGTTGAAGACATCAACAATGATGCTTCATTTATGGAAGACTTAGGCGCTGATTCACTGGATTTAGTTGAGTTGGTTATGTCATTTGAAAGCGATTTTGGCATCACAATTCCTGACGAAGATTCAGCAGAATTAACGACTGTTCAAAAAGCAATCGACTACGTACAAGCACAGCTATAA
- the fabD gene encoding ACP S-malonyltransferase yields MGSVPDMIKKQPTRIAILFPGQGSQVVGMTSELADTYPEILETFTEASAALGEDLWAICQDEEKLNQTHYTQPALLTASIAIWRILQQKIKDKPCYLAGHSLGEYSALCAANVLSLADAVKLVHKRGQLMQDAVVGIDTAMAAVLGLEDHRVENLCEQATEHVDDAIVGAANFNSPGQVVVSGNAAGVNAVIDKVQNTGKKAIPLKVSVPSHCALMEPASKALAAELAAIKFDQATIPVIQNRHARVETSAAGIKEALTEQLSQPVLWSKTMQELADKQINILIECGSGNVLSNLAKRQAHPIMSYPTDKPARLDKLLEVLS; encoded by the coding sequence ATGGGCTCTGTACCCGATATGATAAAAAAACAACCAACCCGTATTGCAATACTGTTTCCTGGGCAAGGCTCACAAGTAGTCGGTATGACAAGCGAGCTTGCTGATACCTATCCTGAAATTCTTGAAACCTTTACTGAAGCAAGTGCGGCATTAGGCGAAGATTTGTGGGCAATCTGTCAAGATGAAGAAAAACTTAATCAAACGCACTATACACAGCCTGCGTTATTGACCGCTAGTATCGCTATTTGGCGCATCTTACAACAAAAAATAAAGGATAAGCCTTGTTACCTAGCTGGTCATTCTCTTGGCGAATATAGCGCCCTTTGCGCAGCTAACGTGCTGTCACTTGCTGATGCCGTGAAACTGGTACATAAGCGTGGTCAATTGATGCAAGACGCTGTAGTGGGTATTGATACGGCTATGGCAGCAGTACTGGGTTTGGAAGATCACCGAGTCGAAAATCTGTGTGAGCAAGCAACCGAGCATGTAGATGATGCGATTGTTGGTGCAGCAAATTTTAATAGCCCAGGGCAAGTTGTGGTTTCTGGTAATGCTGCAGGCGTTAATGCAGTCATTGATAAAGTACAAAATACGGGTAAAAAAGCCATTCCATTAAAGGTAAGTGTGCCGTCACATTGCGCTTTGATGGAGCCTGCTAGTAAAGCGTTGGCAGCAGAGCTTGCCGCCATTAAGTTTGATCAAGCAACGATTCCTGTGATTCAAAACCGTCATGCACGTGTTGAAACCAGTGCGGCAGGTATCAAAGAGGCGTTAACTGAACAATTAAGTCAGCCAGTATTGTGGTCAAAAACCATGCAAGAGCTGGCAGATAAACAAATTAATATTTTAATTGAGTGTGGTAGTGGTAACGTCTTGAGTAATTTGGCGAAGCGTCAAGCGCATCCAATTATGAGCTATCCGACTGACAAGCCCGCTCGTCTAGATAAATTGCTGGAGGTATTATCATGA
- the rpmF gene encoding 50S ribosomal protein L32, translating into MAVQKSRKSRSRRDMRRSHHRMEIAEISVDATTGEKHRRHHMTKDGFYRGRQLFKVSQDA; encoded by the coding sequence ATGGCCGTTCAAAAAAGTCGTAAAAGTCGTTCACGTCGTGACATGCGCCGTTCACATCATCGTATGGAAATCGCTGAAATAAGCGTTGATGCTACTACTGGTGAAAAACATCGTCGTCATCATATGACCAAAGATGGTTTTTATCGTGGTCGTCAGTTGTTTAAAGTAAGTCAAGACGCTTAA